In Sphingomicrobium sediminis, the genomic window ATGATCTTGCGTGCGGTCATTAGCTGGTTCCTCCGAGGCGTAGGGTTTCGGTCCAGACATCAATGCTATTGGAGCCACCCGAAATATCAGCGTTGGGAATTTCGATGACGACGGCGGTCAAATTCTGGCCCGCGAAAAAGTCGCGGCTACTGTCAAAACTCAGCGTGCCGGTGTCCAAGGTTTCCTGGAAGCCTTGGAGATCGAAGAAGAAGGGGTCATCGAACAAGCCTGCGCGGACTTTTACCCCCTCCTGTTCGAGATCGGTTTCTACGGGTCCGATAATGTCGCCCGTCACGCCGGGAAGTCCGCTGACCCGCACGCCATACTGATCGCCCATTTGGGTTTCGTCTTCACCGAATTGGATCAGAATACGAGTGTCGCTGGTCGTTCGCGGCTCACCAGTTGAAACATTCAGATAATAACGAACATTCGGATCGAACGTAGGCGCTGTATCGCTGGGCACCGGCCCCGCAAAAGTCACGATTAGCTTCGTCGTGTCTCCGTCGAAGAATGTGAAAACGTCGGCAATGTCGGCAGCACGGTCAGCCATGGCTGCGACGTCCGGGCTGGTGCGTTGAGGCGGGTCGAGATGGTCCGCTGCGTTGGTCGGAAAGTCAACGATGTGAAATGAAAGAGCGGCCACGCCAACAAAGGCTACCCCCCCTAATATTCGCTTCTTGTTGGTCCGCATGAGGCGTCCTTTCTTGCGAAATAGTCTGTCCGCGTGTTGTTCCACTCGAACCGACGGGCAGTATTGCTCGTCAGAAGAAGCTACGCGGCGTTTCGCGGATCGGTTGTGAGAAATTCAGAATTGTTTCCGACCGGGTGGCCATCCGGTCGGATAATCAATAACCACGTATCAGCAGTATGGGAGCGAGGACCCGTGGTGGATCAGGACGGTCTAGACAAGAAGCGGCAGCGCTTGGTCGACTTGATGCGCCAAGTGGCAAAAGGCGATCAGACGGCGCTGAAAGAGGTGTTTGAGCTGACGAATTCAAAACTGTTTGGGATTTGCCTGCGTATCTCCAAGGATAGGGAGATTGCAGAAGACGTGCTTCAGGAAGTGTATATCAAAATTTGGCGTCGGGCTGGTCGCTTCGACCGGGATAAATCGAGTCCGATTACCTGGCTGTCCACGATCGCGCGCAATAGTGCGATCGACGCAATGCGCCGCAAGGTTTTGCCTTCCGTTACAGACGACATCCTATCGGATTTTCCTGATCGAGCGCCGTTGAGCGATAAGTTGATTGAGGACGCTCAGATGCGGGCGCGCATCGAGGATTGCATCGATGAGTTGGACAGCCGTCACCAGGACTGCATTCAGCGCGCTTTCTTTGATGGACTCAGCTATTCTCAGGTTGCCAAGCAAGTCGATACGCCGCTCAACACGATCAAGGGTTGGATGCGTCGGGCATTTCTGTCGTTGAGGGAGTGTCTCGATGCCTAGCGCACCGAAACTGGACCCTGATCGCACGGTCCTGGCTGCCGAATATGCTGTCGGTTTTCTCGAAGGCGAAGATTTGGTCCGAGCCAAGCGGCTAAGTTTGATCGACGAAGACTTCGCGTCTCTTGTCGAGTGGTGGGATCTGCGCTTCAACGAGCAGCATTACAGGTTCATGGAGGTCAGTCCTTCATCGCAGATGTGGACGGCAATCGCCGCACGCCTTTCGGGACAAGACAATTTGGCAATTGGGACTGCACCGGTCCCGAAAACTCGATCGTTCGGCCAGCGCTTCGTCGCAGCATCGATCCTTTTCGCAGGTGCTCTGGCGATTCTGCTGCTGGGCATGCAATTGGGCGACCGTGAGTTGGTGGTGCCGGAGCAAGTGCCGGCGGACCAGCCTCAGAATGTTCAACAGCTTTTCGCCGTGCTCGACGGCGGTGATACCGGCCCGGCGCTGACGACGCGTATCGACCCTTCCAGTGAAACGCTCAACGTTCAGATTTCAAATGTGGATCCTGTAGCATTGGGGGACGGAAGGGCGCCTGTCTTATGGGTTGTGCCCGAGGGTGGCGCGCCGACCTCGCTTGGAATGCTAGAAGTCGATGGCATCATAATCAGAGAGATTTCGGATGCAGAACGGGCACTCTTGCAGGCTGGAGCGACACTCGCGGTGACATATGAGAACATTGCGGAGGCACCCCATCAAGCGCCCACCACAGACATCCTGGCGGCGGGTGAACTCATTCGAATTTAGTGACCGGTTGGGGGTCGTTAGCGGCTGGTCTGCCGCTGGTTGATCGACCAGCAATGCAGCCCGTCCACTCTTTGCGCATCGGTCCAACCCACAAGTAGTCCGCTTTGAGGGTGGTTAGCGGACGTTCGCGATGCCTAAAGGCTTGATCAGGTTTTTGTCGGATTCTGAGCTAGTTCTTGCGTGTAAGTCTGTTGATGATTCACTTTGGGACAAAAACTAAACCTTTGTTATCAAAATCAAAAATGTAAGCGGCGCCAGATTCTTTGCCGTGAGCATCACTACGAGCAGCTGCGATCAGAGCACTGTTTTGCGACATAGCGACGCTCCAACCTAGCAAATCGCCTGGTGCAACGTCGCCGGCAGTTATCTTAGCTATGAACTTCCAAGAAGTGCCAGTGCGCCTGAAAATATAGGCTGCTCCAGAGTTATCACCTCTATCATCCTGATGCATTGCGCCAATCAATGCTGTGTTTTGATATAGAGCAACATCGCGTCCAAATCTGTCATCCACGTTGCCATCCGGAGCGAGCAGTTTCGCCTGCTGATGCCACGTCGTTCCGGAGCGGGTGAACACATAAACGGAGCCCGCATCAACGCCCATATCGATGTCATCATCTCGCCGTGCCGAGACTAGTGCCGTATCGCCAGAC contains:
- a CDS encoding DUF4331 family protein; the protein is MRTNKKRILGGVAFVGVAALSFHIVDFPTNAADHLDPPQRTSPDVAAMADRAADIADVFTFFDGDTTKLIVTFAGPVPSDTAPTFDPNVRYYLNVSTGEPRTTSDTRILIQFGEDETQMGDQYGVRVSGLPGVTGDIIGPVETDLEQEGVKVRAGLFDDPFFFDLQGFQETLDTGTLSFDSSRDFFAGQNLTAVVIEIPNADISGGSNSIDVWTETLRLGGTS
- a CDS encoding sigma-70 family RNA polymerase sigma factor, whose protein sequence is MDQDGLDKKRQRLVDLMRQVAKGDQTALKEVFELTNSKLFGICLRISKDREIAEDVLQEVYIKIWRRAGRFDRDKSSPITWLSTIARNSAIDAMRRKVLPSVTDDILSDFPDRAPLSDKLIEDAQMRARIEDCIDELDSRHQDCIQRAFFDGLSYSQVAKQVDTPLNTIKGWMRRAFLSLRECLDA
- a CDS encoding anti-sigma factor gives rise to the protein MPSAPKLDPDRTVLAAEYAVGFLEGEDLVRAKRLSLIDEDFASLVEWWDLRFNEQHYRFMEVSPSSQMWTAIAARLSGQDNLAIGTAPVPKTRSFGQRFVAASILFAGALAILLLGMQLGDRELVVPEQVPADQPQNVQQLFAVLDGGDTGPALTTRIDPSSETLNVQISNVDPVALGDGRAPVLWVVPEGGAPTSLGMLEVDGIIIREISDAERALLQAGATLAVTYENIAEAPHQAPTTDILAAGELIRI